The Besnoitia besnoiti strain Bb-Ger1 chromosome Unknown contig00168, whole genome shotgun sequence DNA window ggtttgattgaattatcgcacccagataactccataccagtgaaccggtttgtaactccgcttcatatcgtacctgaatggtactttttagcatattatgcggtgttaaaagtaatcccatccaaaaccggtggtttgttagtatttatgtcctctctcattaacttagctcttttatctgaaattcgagctttgaatactcgaatgttgatacgacaacattttatgactcgaaatgtagtcagtggatgggtaattatttgggtatacagtatgatcttcttgattattattggtagtgctattccacaagcgacttatatcttatatggtagattagctactatcgtatatcttactaccggattggttctatgcttatactaaatcaatagttataatgactacagcttccaagcaaacatgattaccgtgatattgaaatccaacacttttagctgtcttaagcagtccagtggggtggtggtgtactgcaatcataaagaacttggttgtctgtatctcataaccggagtcatcttcagtattctaggaactataatgtctttgtttattcgatttgagttatacagttctggatcgcggatcatttgtacagagacgatagctacttataatgtgataataacgatacatggcctagctatgatctttatgttcttaatgcctgctttgtacggaggatatggtaacttctttgtaccaatatatattggtggttcggaagtcgttttcccaagaactaacgcgatctcctattttctagtaccattaggttctgtgttgttaactcaaagtatttgttccgagtttggtagtggtcttggttggacaatgtatcctccactaagtactagcttgatggtgttaaatccagaggcaactgattggattatcggaggtcttgcagtactaggaattagtagtattttaagttctattaacttccttggtacttgcgtcttcatgggttctaatgctggtgctaagaactatattctatatatctgggctatcatatttactgcccttatgttagtcttcactctacctattcttactggtggattagttatgatccttcttgatctacacgtaaacactgaattttatgattctatgtattctggtgatagtgtactttatcaacatctattctggttcttcggacatccagaggtatacattctaattttacctgcttttggtgtagtctcgcagacattatctatgtatgctgctagatctgtcttcggtggacaatctatgatcttagctatgggttgtatttctattctaggttccttagtatgggcacatcatatgatgacagtcggtctagaggtagataccagagcttatttctctgctatgactattatgattgcaattcctaccggtactaagatttcaactggttaggtacctatatggctagccatacaactacaagaactgtagatctatgggctgctcttagttttatcctattgtttactctaggtggtactacaggtgtagttatgggtaacgctggtatggatattgccctacatgatacatactatattgtagctcatttccatttcgtattatctcttggtgcagtactagctactatatgtggctttatcttctatagcagagatatgttcggagatactgtaaatctattccatgtaaataccggtgcttctccatatttaagcatctggtttgtagtcttcttaggtagtatcttattaattttcatccctatgcatatacttggtttcaacgttatgccaagaaggataccagattaccctgattatctttgttatattaatacatggtgttcaattggttctatatccacaatagttatcatcttaactatgctctgctaatgcacttaacatgatggtcatgaaaagcacaagagaacttggatccggtaaacaaagaccttcaagatctaaaccagtagtccaactcgtagtatatactccccagaaaaaggtagtttatatcaacctaggaatcccattttagtaagtgtaacatggagtctagcttcagttgttatctgattggtattgcatgcctggtgacttagaatatgattcttattaatgggagcacagttccctgggtatccaaatccagtgctctgccttgggcattgaaactaacccacagttcaaccctgtattataaaatccagtagactcatgtccttgtcgtttatataaatctattaatgcttgtcaagttccttgtatctagttagctcactgcgtacttaggatcagaccaaaagagttcactaatggtactagaaaataggaatcgcgttagttcttgggaaaacgacttccgaaccaccaattatattggtacaaagaagttaccatatcctccgtacaaagcactcagctagttattgaaacacacttcccttctcgccgttagcatgatctcaaagtaccagaagccatgtgatctatatagtataacgggacattag harbors:
- a CDS encoding cytochrome b (encoded by transcript BESB_031610), whose product is MSAHYSLVIEQDSFVPYLPYYLIGLIFLQTAFGLIELSHPDNSIPVNRFVTPLHIVPEWYFLAYYAVLKVIPSKTGGLLVFMSSLINLALLSEIRALNTRMLIRQHFMTRNVVSGWVIIWVYSMIFLIIIGSAIPQATYILYGRLATIVYLTTGLVLCLY